CAAAGCCATCAGCGCAAATGCAGCAGAAATTTTTTCTCTAAAAAAACAAATCGAGCAAATAGAGAGCGAAATTGAGGAGTTGCGTAGAAAACTAAGCTAAATTTTTTTATTGATATTGATATAAAACGATTGTCATTTTTTCTAAAACGAACCGTTAGCCCAAAAAAACAAAACCCATAAAGCGAATACTTTATGGGTTTGTTGTTGTCTTTGTCTTAACTTTTACTTTACAATAGAAACCTTCCCTGACCTAAGAAGGGTTCTGCTGGGTGCATTTTTGGGTGTGAAAGTCAGCTCGTAGAGATAAACGCCTGTGGGAACGAGTTTTCCGTTGTGCGTGCCGTCCCACCATTGGGGGTTATCGTTTTCGTCGCGATAGTTGGCATA
This genomic stretch from Hugenholtzia roseola DSM 9546 harbors:
- a CDS encoding T9SS C-terminal target domain-containing protein, which encodes AFSPNADGLNDEWKIFGSYWSNMRIRVYNAWGQLVWYANYRDENDNPQWWDGTHNGKLVPTGVYLYELTFTPKNAPSRTLLRSGKVSIVK